The following are from one region of the Paraglaciecola sp. L1A13 genome:
- a CDS encoding phospholipase A, with protein MLKQIELSDDSITLGELRAICSSNNDNRVRKRDRLEHRASLNPFALLPHKPNYLLPITFANISKRPYVGDSKAEKYQDSEAKFQISLKYLAVENLMWDGLDVQVAFTAISYWQAYNGEISAPFRETNYEPEIIFNYSRTWSLLGLPIEQTYVSLNHQSNGQTGDLSRSWNRIIGGVTFAQNANVTWGLRTWWRIPEDQKITPDDSSGDDNPFIERYMGYGEIGGLWNISDHQTLELIFRNNFRSENRGAIQLGWTFPITKHLRGYIEYFNGYGESLIYYNHHTERLGIGVKLTNWL; from the coding sequence ATGCTCAAACAAATTGAGCTTTCTGACGATAGCATCACATTAGGTGAGTTACGTGCTATTTGTTCAAGCAACAATGATAACAGAGTGCGCAAACGGGACCGCCTTGAACACCGCGCGTCATTGAATCCATTTGCATTATTGCCTCACAAACCAAACTACCTTCTACCGATTACGTTTGCGAATATCAGTAAACGTCCCTATGTTGGGGATTCAAAAGCCGAAAAGTATCAAGATAGCGAAGCAAAATTTCAAATATCGCTAAAGTATTTGGCTGTCGAAAACCTTATGTGGGATGGGCTAGATGTGCAAGTTGCCTTTACTGCGATAAGTTATTGGCAAGCGTATAACGGTGAAATATCGGCGCCTTTTAGAGAAACTAACTACGAACCAGAAATTATTTTTAACTATAGTCGGACATGGTCACTTCTTGGCCTGCCAATCGAGCAAACGTATGTTTCATTAAACCACCAGTCTAATGGTCAAACAGGAGATTTATCCCGCAGTTGGAATCGAATCATTGGCGGTGTAACCTTTGCGCAAAATGCCAATGTTACTTGGGGTCTGCGGACTTGGTGGCGCATCCCAGAAGATCAGAAAATAACGCCAGATGATTCAAGTGGTGATGACAACCCATTTATTGAGCGCTATATGGGGTATGGTGAAATAGGGGGCTTGTGGAATATTTCAGACCACCAAACACTAGAGCTAATCTTTAGAAATAACTTCAGAAGTGAAAATCGCGGAGCTATTCAGTTAGGCTGGACCTTTCCGATTACCAAACACTTGCGTGGCTACATTGAGTACTTTAATGGCTACGGAGAAAGCTTAATATATTATAACCATCACACAGAACGTTTAGGCATAGGTGTTAAATTAACTAATTGGTTATAA
- a CDS encoding OmpA family protein, with protein sequence MKKHTLALAVSLAFIGSFANAQESSEKEIWGALFGEYYSVYPEKFEPNTAYDSGMGWGAEIGMKLNPDWGFRFEFAKLDLDAERGSGNITGERIGVDALYFIDQSNYYIFGGLKNQHLDESYRMADLGLGAHWTLNDKWKVVTELAGYYDFGQGNPEYSAKLGVAYSFGNSGSQNVSKDSDKDGVIDQRDLCPNTPYGVAVNSDGCALSIDSDNDGVADTMDQCANTPINDKVDAKGCSVFTEESLTMSLKILFDNNSSKVKNIDVASVEDFVDFMRRYGSTDAVIEGYASAPGTDEYNMKLSVERANAVREYLMEKYTIEGSRLEAVGYGETKLLDNANTPQANQKNRRIEAYVTATVKIAITK encoded by the coding sequence ATGAAGAAACACACACTTGCACTCGCTGTATCTCTTGCCTTCATAGGTTCGTTTGCCAATGCTCAAGAGTCATCAGAAAAAGAAATCTGGGGCGCACTCTTTGGTGAGTATTACTCAGTTTACCCAGAGAAATTCGAACCAAATACCGCTTACGACAGTGGAATGGGGTGGGGCGCGGAAATTGGTATGAAGCTAAATCCTGATTGGGGTTTTCGTTTCGAGTTCGCCAAACTTGACCTAGATGCAGAACGTGGCAGCGGTAACATTACCGGCGAACGTATCGGTGTCGATGCCCTTTATTTTATTGACCAGAGTAACTATTACATCTTTGGTGGTTTGAAGAACCAACATTTAGATGAAAGCTATCGCATGGCTGATTTAGGTTTAGGTGCGCACTGGACGTTAAATGATAAATGGAAAGTAGTCACTGAGCTTGCTGGTTATTATGACTTCGGTCAAGGCAACCCTGAATACAGTGCAAAATTAGGTGTGGCTTATAGCTTTGGTAATTCAGGTTCACAAAACGTTAGCAAAGATTCAGATAAAGATGGTGTTATCGACCAACGCGATCTTTGCCCGAACACGCCATATGGGGTGGCAGTAAACTCTGATGGCTGTGCACTTAGTATCGATAGTGATAATGATGGTGTAGCTGACACAATGGACCAGTGTGCCAATACGCCTATAAACGATAAAGTTGATGCTAAGGGCTGTAGTGTCTTTACCGAAGAGTCATTGACGATGTCATTGAAAATATTGTTCGATAATAACTCGAGCAAGGTGAAAAACATTGATGTGGCCAGCGTTGAAGATTTTGTTGATTTTATGCGTCGTTATGGCAGTACAGATGCAGTTATCGAAGGTTATGCATCTGCACCTGGCACCGACGAATACAACATGAAGTTGTCTGTTGAACGTGCAAATGCAGTACGTGAATATTTGATGGAAAAATACACCATTGAAGGCTCACGTCTAGAAGCGGTTGGTTATGGCGAAACGAAGTTATTAGATAACGCTAATACGCCTCAAGCCAATCAGAAAAACCGTCGTATCGAAGCGTATGTAACGGCAACAGTAAAAATAGCCATCACAAAATAG
- a CDS encoding lipopolysaccharide assembly protein LapA domain-containing protein, whose protein sequence is MSKRQYAYLALAVLFVIFVLQNMQLDYVSFLFWDFSMPRLLLILSTLLIGIVIGALVPFRKLLPGKNK, encoded by the coding sequence ATGAGTAAAAGACAATATGCTTATCTAGCACTAGCCGTTTTGTTTGTGATTTTCGTCCTACAAAATATGCAATTAGATTATGTAAGCTTCCTATTTTGGGATTTCTCTATGCCGCGTTTACTCCTTATTTTAAGCACATTATTAATAGGGATAGTGATCGGCGCTTTGGTTCCATTTAGAAAATTGCTGCCGGGGAAAAATAAATAA
- a CDS encoding RNA polymerase sigma factor yields the protein MQHLTDIQLVKRTLQRRGDASLAFAKLYGRYQAKIAAYIAAKVSYNPSLVDDVLQDTFMTAWHKLEQLKEHDKFFPWVVTIARNTAMDVLREKKRVDDISHLLNQEEPETEEELDLGATEKMLVNLDPVDREIVVMKAVLECSFEEISAQLGLALSASKMRYYRALDKVKSEVSL from the coding sequence TTGCAGCATCTAACAGATATTCAATTAGTTAAACGTACTTTGCAGCGCCGCGGCGATGCATCGTTGGCGTTTGCTAAATTGTATGGCCGCTATCAAGCTAAAATAGCAGCCTATATTGCGGCGAAAGTATCGTACAACCCCTCTTTAGTCGATGATGTTTTGCAAGATACGTTTATGACTGCGTGGCATAAATTAGAGCAACTGAAAGAGCACGATAAATTTTTCCCTTGGGTTGTGACCATTGCACGTAATACGGCCATGGACGTCTTACGTGAAAAGAAGCGAGTCGACGATATTAGTCATCTATTAAATCAGGAAGAGCCAGAAACAGAAGAAGAGCTAGATCTTGGTGCTACAGAGAAAATGCTGGTGAATCTCGACCCTGTTGACAGAGAAATAGTGGTAATGAAAGCCGTGTTGGAATGTTCTTTCGAAGAAATTAGCGCGCAATTAGGTTTAGCGCTAAGTGCCAGTAAAATGCGTTACTACCGTGCCCTTGATAAAGTAAAATCAGAAGTTTCTCTTTAG
- a CDS encoding mechanosensitive ion channel domain-containing protein translates to MNENISIWFEAVSGSLATLLAEVAAFIPSLFAAAIILLVGYFISRVLRFAVFSILKKVGLDKLAKATGIDQQLSKFGSQVSVSSTLAMLIFWITFLIFIVTAADSLGLSQLGETMDQFLRFIPKIIAATLILLFGLAAANLIKNAIFNAAKAADFDFARPLSKAAYGLVAILTLSLTINQLDIDTVLLDTIIAIALATLGVGTAISLGLGSREASQNIIYSLYVSDTVKVGDTVTTKAGIKGEIVEITAVVTIIRANDETLKVIDNKSFLDGLTIH, encoded by the coding sequence ATGAACGAAAACATCAGTATCTGGTTTGAAGCGGTTTCGGGTTCGCTTGCTACCTTATTAGCGGAAGTTGCCGCGTTTATACCCTCACTATTTGCCGCAGCCATTATATTGCTGGTTGGTTATTTTATATCTAGAGTCCTGCGTTTTGCGGTATTTTCTATATTGAAAAAAGTGGGGCTAGATAAGCTTGCAAAAGCCACAGGTATAGACCAGCAACTTTCGAAGTTCGGTAGCCAAGTTTCGGTTTCAAGTACCTTAGCGATGCTTATTTTCTGGATAACCTTTTTAATTTTTATTGTGACCGCTGCCGACTCTCTGGGCCTATCACAGTTAGGCGAAACAATGGATCAGTTCCTACGTTTCATTCCTAAAATCATTGCTGCGACACTTATTTTGCTGTTTGGTCTCGCCGCGGCTAATCTGATTAAAAATGCTATTTTCAATGCAGCTAAAGCGGCTGATTTTGATTTCGCTCGTCCGCTATCGAAAGCAGCGTATGGCTTGGTTGCGATTTTAACGCTGTCTTTGACCATCAACCAGCTAGATATTGATACGGTGCTGCTGGATACTATTATTGCTATTGCACTGGCAACGCTCGGGGTTGGCACTGCGATATCTTTAGGTTTGGGTAGTCGCGAAGCTTCGCAAAATATTATTTACTCTTTATACGTATCAGATACTGTGAAAGTAGGGGATACCGTTACGACTAAAGCCGGTATCAAAGGTGAAATCGTCGAAATTACTGCGGTGGTGACGATTATCCGTGCCAATGATGAAACCTTAAAGGTCATCGACAATAAATCATTTTTAGACGGCCTGACCATACATTAG
- a CDS encoding DUF21 domain-containing protein, translated as MTVDILIWLGIAFCVTQSAIFSGLNLAFFSLSRLQLDVEAKQGNANAAVILSMREDSNFLLSTILWGNVSINVLLTLLSDSVLAGMYSFMFSTIVITFLGEIFPQAYFSRNALQVASKLTPIIRFYQVLLFIVAKPTALILDGWLGREGITYFREKELTAIINAHIEADETDVEHVQGVGALNFLQIDNITVNEEGEVIDPKSMLTMPCKLDLPLLPEQGSEGFTDFVDAVNASGHKWVLLLDEQKNPLLMLDADGFIRATLVDNAPCDPYSFCHRPLIIEDENCTLGDAMQRLKITQDIDASSDEVLHADVIVVWSSHSPRLITGADILGRLLKGIGRPSSPIDALEQKVKEASAD; from the coding sequence ATGACTGTAGATATATTAATTTGGTTGGGAATAGCGTTTTGTGTGACTCAGTCAGCTATTTTTTCTGGTTTAAACTTAGCCTTCTTTAGCCTAAGTCGCTTGCAATTAGATGTGGAGGCCAAACAAGGTAATGCAAACGCGGCGGTGATCCTATCCATGCGCGAAGACTCTAACTTTTTACTTTCAACCATTTTATGGGGCAATGTATCAATTAACGTGCTGCTGACGTTATTGTCTGACTCCGTATTGGCTGGCATGTATTCGTTTATGTTTTCTACGATAGTCATTACATTTCTAGGTGAGATTTTCCCACAAGCCTACTTTTCACGTAATGCATTGCAAGTGGCGTCTAAACTGACTCCTATTATTCGTTTCTATCAGGTATTGCTATTTATTGTGGCGAAACCAACGGCGTTAATTTTAGACGGTTGGCTAGGTCGTGAAGGTATTACTTATTTTCGAGAGAAAGAATTAACCGCTATTATTAATGCCCATATCGAAGCTGATGAGACAGATGTTGAGCATGTGCAAGGTGTAGGCGCCCTTAACTTTTTGCAGATAGATAACATCACCGTAAATGAAGAAGGCGAAGTGATTGATCCTAAAAGCATGTTAACCATGCCCTGCAAACTCGATTTGCCCCTATTACCGGAACAAGGTAGTGAAGGTTTTACTGACTTCGTTGATGCGGTAAATGCGTCAGGTCATAAATGGGTTCTGCTACTCGATGAGCAGAAAAATCCGTTGCTTATGTTAGATGCTGATGGATTTATCCGCGCAACGTTAGTCGACAATGCTCCTTGCGACCCTTACAGCTTCTGCCATCGCCCCCTTATCATTGAAGATGAAAATTGTACCTTAGGCGATGCCATGCAACGTTTGAAGATTACGCAGGACATTGACGCCAGTTCTGATGAAGTACTGCACGCAGACGTTATAGTCGTTTGGTCTTCCCATTCACCTCGCTTAATCACAGGCGCCGATATATTAGGCCGATTACTCAAAGGAATTGGACGCCCCTCTTCACCTATTGATGCGCTGGAACAAAAAGTGAAAGAGGCATCGGCTGATTAA
- the bfr gene encoding bacterioferritin, giving the protein MLRSKKVISALNEVLTGELTSINQYFLHARMYKNWGLNALDKKCYKKSIKDMKQADAVIERILFLQGLPNLQMLGKLLIGEETEEMLQCDMTFQLAQIPVLKNAISLCEQEQDYVSRELLEDILEYEEDHLDWLETQQYQISNMGLQNYLQAQVIEGEA; this is encoded by the coding sequence ATGCTGCGCAGTAAAAAAGTCATATCTGCTTTAAATGAGGTGTTAACCGGCGAACTCACGTCGATTAACCAGTATTTTCTGCATGCTAGAATGTATAAAAATTGGGGCTTAAACGCCTTGGACAAAAAGTGTTATAAAAAGTCCATCAAAGATATGAAACAAGCCGACGCGGTCATTGAACGAATACTTTTTTTACAGGGGCTGCCGAACTTACAAATGCTCGGTAAATTGCTTATTGGCGAAGAAACCGAAGAAATGCTGCAATGTGATATGACATTTCAGTTGGCTCAGATCCCCGTTTTAAAAAACGCCATTAGCTTGTGCGAACAAGAACAGGATTATGTCTCCCGCGAATTGTTAGAAGATATTTTAGAATACGAAGAAGACCATTTAGATTGGTTAGAAACTCAGCAATATCAAATTTCGAATATGGGCTTACAGAACTATCTTCAAGCTCAAGTTATTGAAGGAGAAGCCTAA
- the bfr gene encoding bacterioferritin: MQGKSNVISGLNALLAYELAAMDQYFVHSQMYLDWGLHKLYERINHEFDDEKGHATKLIERILFLEGTPNMVDRDGLIIGTDVPSMLESDLRVEYVVGDKLKEVIAVAESEQDYVTRDILMVLLDDTEVDHAHWLEQQLGLIKRIGLSNYLQSQM; encoded by the coding sequence ATGCAAGGTAAAAGTAATGTTATATCGGGTTTAAATGCCCTGCTCGCTTATGAACTGGCAGCCATGGATCAATACTTTGTACATTCTCAAATGTATCTAGATTGGGGCTTGCATAAACTTTATGAACGCATTAATCATGAATTTGACGATGAAAAAGGCCATGCAACTAAACTGATAGAACGGATATTGTTTCTTGAAGGTACACCAAACATGGTTGACCGTGATGGGCTAATTATCGGTACCGACGTACCTTCTATGCTTGAAAGCGATTTGCGGGTTGAGTATGTGGTGGGTGATAAACTCAAAGAAGTGATTGCTGTAGCTGAATCAGAGCAAGACTACGTTACACGCGACATATTGATGGTGTTATTGGATGATACCGAAGTGGATCATGCCCACTGGTTAGAGCAACAACTCGGCCTAATCAAGCGTATTGGATTGTCTAACTATTTGCAGTCACAAATGTAA
- the ccoN gene encoding cytochrome-c oxidase, cbb3-type subunit I, with the protein MSEAIQVHPEYNYKVVRQFAVMTVVWGIIGMSLGVFIAAQLYWPALNFDTPWLTFSRLRPLHTNAVIFAFGGCALMATSFYVVQRTSQVRLFSDKLASFTFWGWQAVILSAVVTLPMGLTSTKEYAELEWPIDIMIALVWSAYMINFFGTMIIRKVSHIYVANWFFGAFILTVLVLHVGNSMVVPVSLFKSYSIYAGAVDAIMQWWYGHNAVGFFLTAGFLGMMYYFVPKQAGRPVYSYRLSVVHFWALISLYIWAGPHHLHYTALPDWTQSVGMVMSIILFVPSWGGMINGIMTLSGAWHKLRTDPILRFLVVSLSFYGMSTFEGPMMAIKTVNALSHYTDWTIGHVHSGALGWVAMVSIGSIYHLIPVLFNKPKMHSIYLINVHFWLATIGVVLYIVAMWMSGVLQGLMWRAVNADGTLTYSFVEALEASKPFYFVRFVGGIFVVVGMLIMAYNCYMTIRSKSEEETSPLDAEVQPA; encoded by the coding sequence ATGAGCGAAGCTATTCAAGTACACCCTGAGTACAACTACAAAGTTGTGCGTCAGTTTGCAGTTATGACGGTCGTCTGGGGCATCATTGGCATGTCGTTAGGCGTGTTTATTGCAGCCCAATTATATTGGCCAGCCTTAAATTTCGATACACCTTGGTTAACGTTCTCACGTTTGAGACCATTACACACTAACGCGGTCATTTTCGCGTTCGGTGGCTGTGCATTGATGGCAACCTCATTTTATGTGGTTCAGCGTACCTCTCAGGTACGTTTATTCAGTGATAAGTTGGCTTCGTTTACCTTTTGGGGTTGGCAAGCTGTCATTCTTTCGGCTGTTGTTACCCTTCCAATGGGATTAACATCAACTAAAGAATATGCAGAATTAGAATGGCCAATCGATATTATGATTGCCTTAGTCTGGTCTGCTTATATGATCAACTTCTTCGGCACTATGATTATCCGAAAGGTGTCGCATATTTATGTTGCCAACTGGTTCTTTGGTGCATTTATATTAACCGTATTAGTCCTGCATGTTGGTAACAGCATGGTAGTGCCAGTATCGCTGTTTAAATCGTATTCGATTTATGCTGGGGCAGTAGATGCCATTATGCAGTGGTGGTACGGACATAACGCGGTAGGCTTCTTCTTAACAGCTGGTTTCTTAGGGATGATGTATTACTTTGTGCCTAAACAAGCGGGTCGCCCAGTTTATTCTTATCGTTTATCAGTCGTGCATTTCTGGGCACTGATTTCACTGTATATTTGGGCTGGTCCTCACCATTTACATTACACTGCTTTACCAGATTGGACTCAATCTGTCGGCATGGTTATGTCAATTATCTTATTCGTTCCTTCTTGGGGCGGTATGATAAACGGCATCATGACGCTATCAGGTGCATGGCATAAGCTTCGCACTGACCCTATATTACGTTTCTTAGTGGTTTCACTGTCGTTTTACGGTATGTCGACTTTTGAAGGCCCTATGATGGCAATCAAAACGGTTAATGCGCTTTCTCATTATACTGATTGGACTATCGGTCACGTTCACTCTGGTGCGCTAGGTTGGGTTGCGATGGTATCGATTGGTTCTATTTACCACTTGATCCCCGTATTGTTCAATAAACCTAAAATGCACAGCATCTATCTAATCAATGTTCACTTCTGGTTGGCGACAATTGGCGTGGTGTTGTACATCGTCGCAATGTGGATGTCAGGTGTATTGCAGGGTCTAATGTGGCGCGCAGTTAACGCTGATGGCACATTAACCTATAGCTTTGTGGAAGCGTTAGAGGCTTCTAAACCTTTCTACTTCGTACGCTTTGTAGGCGGTATATTTGTAGTTGTTGGCATGCTTATCATGGCTTACAACTGCTACATGACAATCCGCTCTAAGTCTGAAGAAGAAACATCTCCTTTAGACGCCGAAGTACAACCAGCGTAG
- the ccoO gene encoding cytochrome-c oxidase, cbb3-type subunit II: protein MKNAHELVEKNVGLLTILILVAISFGAMVEITPLMFQQQTMKPVDGLEPYTALQMEGRDIYIREGCVGCHSQMIRPFRAETERYGHYSVAGESVWEHPFLWGSKRTGPDLARVGGRYSDEWHRVHLRNPRDVVPESNMPGFPWLFENQLTGDLTAKKLAVFRDFGVPYTDEDIAGAKTAVEGKYEIDALVAYLQSLGTALK, encoded by the coding sequence ATGAAAAACGCACATGAGTTAGTAGAAAAAAACGTTGGTTTATTGACCATTTTAATCCTGGTAGCCATTAGTTTTGGCGCTATGGTTGAAATTACTCCGTTAATGTTTCAACAACAAACAATGAAACCTGTAGATGGACTTGAGCCCTATACTGCCCTGCAAATGGAAGGTCGTGATATCTATATTCGCGAAGGTTGTGTTGGCTGCCATAGCCAGATGATCCGTCCATTTCGTGCCGAAACTGAACGTTATGGCCATTACTCTGTGGCAGGCGAATCAGTTTGGGAACATCCATTCCTTTGGGGTTCTAAACGCACCGGACCTGACTTAGCACGTGTTGGTGGTCGCTATAGTGACGAATGGCACCGTGTTCATTTAAGAAATCCGCGTGACGTGGTACCTGAATCAAACATGCCTGGTTTCCCTTGGTTGTTTGAAAACCAACTGACAGGCGACCTGACCGCTAAAAAACTAGCTGTATTTCGTGATTTTGGTGTTCCTTACACCGATGAAGATATTGCGGGAGCTAAAACAGCAGTTGAAGGTAAATATGAGATTGATGCACTGGTTGCATACTTGCAGTCTCTTGGAACAGCGTTGAAGTAA
- a CDS encoding cbb3-type cytochrome c oxidase subunit 3: protein MDYAITGTIFTLVVFIVFIGIVIWAYSKKSKKGFDEAANLIFADEDKDKKEKRESGTHE from the coding sequence ATGGATTACGCAATCACTGGAACCATATTTACCTTAGTCGTGTTTATTGTATTTATAGGTATTGTTATTTGGGCCTACAGTAAAAAATCAAAAAAAGGCTTCGACGAAGCCGCTAATTTGATTTTTGCTGATGAGGACAAGGACAAAAAAGAAAAGCGGGAGTCAGGCACACATGAGTAG
- the ccoP gene encoding cytochrome-c oxidase, cbb3-type subunit III yields MSSFWSIWITVITLGTIIGCFLLLRWCLSNQTGVAEGDDMHHEFDGIIEINNQLPRWWTIMFYATIVWGFLYFLLYPGLGSFEGLLGWKSSNQDIRSLAESDAARIAAKENGEIVQYDRELDFAEERFAPIFAAYAKQPIEKLAHDPEALKVGQRLFSQNCSQCHGSDARGQRGFPNLTDNDWLYGGTPAKITETLTLGRQAAMPAQLASMGEQGIEEVAAYALSLSGRQVDPDLAEKGKARFAICSACHGPDGKGNQLVGAPNLTDNIWLYGGSHKAVTETLTYGRNGVMPSFKKTLGDEKIHLVAAYVYSLSQDK; encoded by the coding sequence ATGAGTAGCTTTTGGAGCATATGGATCACAGTTATTACACTGGGAACAATTATTGGATGTTTTTTGTTATTGCGTTGGTGTTTAAGTAACCAAACAGGCGTAGCCGAAGGCGATGACATGCATCATGAATTTGATGGCATCATTGAGATCAATAATCAGCTGCCACGTTGGTGGACGATTATGTTTTACGCCACTATTGTTTGGGGTTTCTTGTACTTTCTGCTTTACCCTGGTTTGGGTAGTTTTGAAGGTTTGCTTGGTTGGAAAAGTTCAAACCAAGATATCCGTTCATTAGCGGAGTCGGACGCAGCGCGCATTGCAGCAAAAGAAAATGGTGAAATTGTGCAATATGACCGTGAATTAGATTTTGCGGAAGAACGTTTTGCACCTATTTTTGCAGCCTATGCTAAGCAACCAATTGAAAAATTGGCCCATGATCCCGAAGCACTCAAAGTTGGTCAGCGTTTGTTTAGTCAAAACTGCTCTCAGTGTCACGGTTCAGATGCACGTGGTCAGCGAGGCTTCCCTAACTTAACAGATAATGACTGGTTATATGGCGGTACGCCTGCCAAGATAACCGAAACCTTGACCCTAGGCCGTCAGGCTGCCATGCCAGCTCAGCTTGCTTCAATGGGTGAGCAAGGCATAGAGGAAGTCGCTGCTTACGCATTAAGCCTAAGTGGTCGTCAAGTTGATCCCGATTTAGCGGAAAAAGGTAAAGCCCGTTTCGCCATCTGTTCAGCTTGTCATGGTCCAGATGGTAAAGGTAACCAATTAGTTGGTGCACCTAATTTAACGGATAACATCTGGTTATACGGTGGCAGTCATAAAGCCGTAACTGAAACGTTAACTTATGGTCGTAACGGTGTAATGCCATCTTTCAAGAAAACCTTGGGCGATGAAAAAATTCACTTGGTTGCAGCATATGTTTACAGTTTATCGCAAGATAAGTAA
- a CDS encoding FixH family protein — MSPSSEPSITDTPKWYKQFWPWFLITIPVCSMILSFNMLRFALVGQDTMVVDDYYKQGKSINLSLEKVQEAKMRGMQTELTVNQQQISLRFIDGAPPSGAALRLSFYHVTQEPKDQTVDLFRDANGVYRGSAENDLTGKWQIALTPHDQEWKIQQTLSLPQEDSIAFNP, encoded by the coding sequence ATGTCCCCTTCTTCTGAACCGTCGATTACGGATACCCCAAAATGGTACAAGCAGTTCTGGCCATGGTTTCTTATTACCATACCTGTGTGTTCCATGATTTTAAGTTTTAATATGCTGCGCTTTGCTTTGGTCGGGCAAGATACTATGGTGGTCGATGATTATTACAAGCAAGGAAAATCTATTAACCTCAGCCTTGAAAAAGTACAAGAAGCTAAGATGCGTGGTATGCAAACAGAGCTAACCGTAAATCAACAACAAATCAGTTTACGCTTCATTGATGGCGCCCCACCAAGCGGCGCGGCGTTACGTTTGTCTTTTTATCATGTGACTCAGGAACCCAAGGATCAGACGGTTGATTTATTCCGTGATGCTAATGGCGTTTATCGCGGTAGTGCAGAGAACGATTTGACCGGAAAGTGGCAGATTGCTCTCACACCTCATGACCAAGAATGGAAAATTCAGCAAACACTTTCTCTACCTCAAGAAGACAGCATAGCTTTTAATCCCTAA